A portion of the Aquicoccus sp. G2-2 genome contains these proteins:
- a CDS encoding acyl-CoA carboxylase subunit beta produces MKDIHQELESRRSVAQKGGGDKRIKAQHAKGKLTARERLELLLDQGSFEEFDMFVTHRSTDFGMEKQKPAGDGVVTGWGTINGRMVYVFSQDFTVFGGSLSETHAQKICKIMDMAVQNGAPVIGLNDSGGARIQEGVASLAGYADVFQRNIMASGVVPQISVIMGPCAGGAVYSPAMTDFIFMVKDTSYMFVTGPDVVKTVTNEVVTAEELGGASPHTKKSSVADGAFEDDVEAMEEVRRLVDFLPLNSRQKPPTRPFFDDPARIDVSLDTLIPDNANAPYDMRELILKVADEGDFYEIQEAYARNIITGFIRIEGQSVGVVANQPMVLAGCLDIDSSRKAARFVRFCDAFEMPILTFVDVPGFLPGTSQEFGGVIKHGAKLLFAFGEATVPKVTVITRKAYGGAYDVMSSKHLRGDFNYAWPTAEIAVMGAKGATEIIHRADLGDADKISKHAEDYEDRFANPFVAAERGFIDEVIQPRSTRKRVARAFASLRNKKLKNPWKKHNNIPL; encoded by the coding sequence ATGAAAGACATTCATCAGGAGCTTGAAAGCCGTCGCAGCGTGGCTCAAAAAGGCGGCGGCGACAAGCGCATAAAGGCGCAGCACGCCAAGGGCAAGCTCACCGCGCGCGAACGGCTCGAGTTGCTGCTCGATCAGGGCAGCTTTGAAGAATTCGACATGTTCGTAACCCACCGCTCAACCGATTTTGGCATGGAAAAACAAAAGCCTGCCGGGGATGGCGTGGTTACTGGCTGGGGCACGATCAATGGCCGGATGGTCTATGTCTTTTCACAGGATTTCACCGTGTTTGGCGGCTCTCTGTCGGAAACCCATGCTCAGAAAATCTGCAAGATCATGGATATGGCGGTGCAAAATGGCGCCCCGGTGATCGGCCTGAACGACTCGGGCGGTGCGCGCATTCAAGAGGGCGTAGCAAGCCTCGCCGGTTATGCCGATGTGTTCCAGCGCAACATTATGGCCTCGGGCGTGGTGCCACAGATTTCCGTCATCATGGGGCCATGTGCCGGTGGCGCGGTCTATTCCCCGGCAATGACCGATTTCATCTTCATGGTCAAAGATACCTCCTACATGTTCGTCACCGGCCCGGATGTGGTGAAAACCGTGACAAACGAAGTGGTTACTGCCGAAGAACTGGGTGGCGCCTCGCCCCATACCAAGAAGTCCTCGGTCGCCGATGGCGCGTTCGAAGACGATGTAGAGGCAATGGAAGAAGTGCGCCGCTTGGTCGATTTCCTGCCGCTCAACAGCCGCCAAAAACCGCCCACACGCCCGTTTTTCGACGATCCCGCCCGGATTGATGTCAGCCTCGACACCCTGATCCCCGACAATGCCAACGCGCCCTACGACATGCGCGAGTTGATCCTGAAGGTTGCCGATGAAGGCGATTTTTACGAGATTCAAGAGGCTTACGCCCGCAACATCATCACCGGGTTCATCCGTATTGAAGGTCAATCCGTCGGCGTGGTCGCCAATCAACCGATGGTGCTGGCGGGCTGTCTTGATATCGATTCCAGCCGCAAGGCCGCGCGTTTCGTGCGGTTCTGTGATGCGTTCGAAATGCCGATCCTCACATTCGTCGATGTCCCCGGTTTCCTGCCCGGCACCTCTCAAGAGTTCGGTGGCGTGATCAAACACGGTGCCAAGCTCTTGTTCGCATTTGGAGAGGCGACCGTGCCAAAAGTGACCGTCATCACCCGCAAGGCCTATGGTGGTGCCTATGATGTCATGTCGTCAAAGCACCTGCGCGGCGATTTCAATTATGCTTGGCCAACCGCCGAAATCGCGGTGATGGGGGCCAAGGGCGCGACCGAGATTATCCACCGTGCGGATTTGGGTGATGCGGACAAAATTTCCAAACATGCAGAGGATTATGAGGATCGCTTCGCCAACCCCTTCGTCGCCGCCGAGCGCGGCTTTATCGACGAAGTGATCCAACCTCGTTCCACTCGCAAGCGCGTGGCTCGCGCTTTCGCGTCACTGAGAAACAAGAAGCTCAAGAACCCATGGAAAAAGCACAACAATATCCCGCTGTAA
- a CDS encoding DUF6497 family protein → MDELPAFTLPSGLPATLQEIIRDEKPDGMFTYLRFRFVAPGLKAGAAKDFEARATDLAFLCNGYALSQVSNRLGPDEKIVISLSDRETEFGAPDADAVQIFETYHVENGACIWEDF, encoded by the coding sequence ATGGATGAGCTGCCCGCGTTCACGCTGCCTTCCGGTCTGCCAGCAACGCTTCAGGAAATCATCCGCGACGAGAAGCCGGATGGTATGTTCACCTATCTGCGCTTTCGATTTGTCGCGCCAGGGTTGAAAGCAGGCGCAGCGAAGGATTTTGAGGCCCGCGCGACCGACCTTGCGTTCCTGTGCAATGGCTATGCCTTGTCACAGGTTTCCAACCGGCTTGGGCCGGATGAAAAAATCGTCATTTCGCTTTCCGACCGGGAAACAGAATTCGGCGCGCCTGACGCCGACGCAGTGCAGATATTCGAGACCTATCACGTTGAGAACGGTGCCTGCATTTGGGAGGATTTCTGA
- a CDS encoding acetyl/propionyl/methylcrotonyl-CoA carboxylase subunit alpha has translation MFKKILIANRGEIACRVIKTARKMGIKTVAIYSDADRNALHVKMADEAVNIGPPPANQSYIVIENVMKAIRETGAEAVHPGYGFLSENSKFAAALEAEGVAFIGPPVGAIEAMGDKITSKKIAQEANVSTVPGYMGLIEDADKAVKIAGEVGYPVMIKASAGGGGKGMRVAWNDEEAREGFQSSKNEAASSFGDDRIFIEKFVTQPRHIEIQVLCDAHGNGIYLNERECSIQRRNQKVVEEAPSPFLDAATRKAMGEQAVALAKAVDYASAGTVEFIVDGERNFYFLEMNTRLQVEHPVTELITGVDLVEEMIRVANGEKLRLAQKDVKINGWAIENRLYAEDPYRGFLPSIGRLTRYRPPEEVTAPSHVVRNDTGVYEGGEISMYYDPMIAKLCTWAPSRNEAIEQMRNALDAFEIEGIGHNLPFLSAVMDHQIFIAGEMTTAFIAEQYPDGFEGVVLPKAVLQRIAACAAAMYRVREIRRTRVSGRMDNHERHVGTNWVVELQEESFKVTIKADPDGSTVHFADGTTHRVSGDWEPGKTLANMRVDDAPLVLKVGKIASGFRLRNRGADLIVHVRSPRQAELAALMPEKLAPDTSKMLLCPMPGLIVKVNVEEGEEVQEGQALCTVEAMKMENILRAEKKAIVTKINAGPGDSLAVDDVIMEFE, from the coding sequence ATGTTCAAGAAGATCCTGATTGCCAACCGTGGTGAGATCGCCTGCCGTGTGATCAAGACCGCCCGCAAAATGGGAATCAAAACAGTCGCAATCTATTCTGATGCTGACCGCAATGCACTGCACGTGAAGATGGCGGATGAAGCGGTGAATATTGGCCCGCCGCCTGCGAACCAGTCTTATATCGTGATCGAAAACGTGATGAAGGCAATCCGCGAGACCGGTGCGGAAGCGGTTCATCCCGGCTATGGTTTTCTTAGTGAAAACAGCAAATTCGCGGCGGCGCTTGAAGCCGAAGGCGTGGCCTTCATCGGCCCGCCGGTGGGCGCGATCGAAGCGATGGGCGACAAGATCACCTCCAAGAAGATCGCCCAAGAGGCGAACGTTTCCACGGTTCCGGGCTATATGGGCTTGATCGAGGACGCAGACAAGGCGGTGAAGATCGCGGGTGAGGTCGGCTACCCGGTGATGATCAAGGCATCCGCCGGGGGCGGTGGCAAAGGAATGCGTGTCGCTTGGAACGACGAAGAGGCGCGCGAGGGATTTCAAAGCTCGAAGAACGAGGCGGCCAGCTCATTTGGCGATGATCGAATCTTCATTGAAAAATTCGTCACGCAACCGCGCCACATTGAAATTCAGGTGCTCTGTGATGCCCATGGGAACGGGATTTACCTTAACGAGCGCGAATGCTCGATCCAGCGCCGCAACCAAAAGGTTGTGGAAGAAGCGCCGTCGCCCTTCCTTGATGCAGCCACCCGAAAAGCAATGGGAGAACAGGCTGTCGCACTGGCCAAAGCGGTGGATTACGCCAGCGCAGGCACAGTGGAATTCATCGTTGATGGCGAGAGAAACTTCTACTTTCTCGAAATGAACACGCGCCTTCAGGTGGAACACCCTGTCACCGAACTGATTACCGGTGTCGATCTGGTGGAAGAAATGATCCGGGTGGCAAACGGCGAAAAGCTACGGCTTGCGCAAAAAGATGTCAAAATCAACGGCTGGGCAATTGAAAACCGGCTCTATGCTGAAGATCCATATCGTGGATTTTTACCCTCCATCGGCCGGCTGACCCGCTATCGTCCGCCGGAAGAAGTTACCGCTCCCAGCCACGTTGTTCGCAATGATACCGGCGTTTATGAAGGTGGTGAAATCTCGATGTATTATGATCCGATGATTGCCAAGCTTTGCACGTGGGCACCGTCGCGGAATGAAGCCATCGAACAGATGAGAAATGCACTTGATGCCTTTGAAATCGAAGGAATCGGTCACAATCTTCCGTTCCTTTCGGCGGTAATGGATCACCAGATTTTCATCGCCGGAGAGATGACCACCGCCTTCATAGCCGAGCAGTATCCCGATGGGTTCGAAGGGGTCGTCCTGCCAAAAGCCGTGTTACAGCGCATTGCGGCCTGTGCGGCGGCGATGTACCGCGTGCGCGAAATTCGCCGTACCCGCGTGTCGGGCCGGATGGACAACCACGAGCGTCACGTTGGCACCAATTGGGTGGTTGAACTGCAGGAAGAGAGCTTCAAGGTGACGATCAAGGCTGACCCGGATGGCTCTACCGTGCATTTCGCGGATGGCACAACCCACCGTGTCAGCGGCGACTGGGAACCAGGCAAAACGCTGGCCAACATGCGCGTTGACGACGCCCCGTTGGTGCTCAAGGTCGGCAAGATCGCCAGCGGTTTTCGCCTGCGCAATCGCGGCGCTGATCTCATCGTGCATGTGCGCAGCCCGCGTCAGGCCGAACTGGCCGCCCTGATGCCGGAGAAACTGGCACCCGACACCTCGAAGATGCTGCTTTGCCCGATGCCAGGCCTGATCGTGAAGGTAAATGTAGAAGAAGGTGAGGAAGTGCAAGAAGGGCAGGCGCTCTGCACGGTCGAGGCGATGAAAATGGAAAACATCTTGCGCGCCGAGAAAAAGGCAATCGTCACCAAAATCAACGCCGGTCCGGGCGATAGTCTCGCAGTTGACGATGTAATCATGGAGTTCGAATGA
- a CDS encoding DUF4174 domain-containing protein: MKRAISIVIAAFFASPALAQQVLPAPLKPLAAPSGTNDFTQFLWTKRPLVIFADNPNDPSFVEQMALLEKRPEPLAERDVVLLIDTDPAAKSALREKFRPHGFMLVLLGKDGEMYLRKPLPWDVRELSHSIDKMPLRLQEMRK, encoded by the coding sequence ATGAAGCGGGCTATATCAATTGTAATTGCAGCGTTTTTTGCAAGCCCGGCGCTGGCGCAACAGGTGTTGCCTGCGCCGCTCAAGCCATTGGCAGCGCCATCAGGTACAAACGATTTTACACAGTTTTTGTGGACGAAGCGACCGTTGGTAATCTTCGCGGATAATCCAAACGATCCAAGCTTTGTCGAGCAGATGGCACTTCTGGAAAAACGCCCAGAGCCTCTTGCCGAGCGCGACGTGGTACTTCTGATCGACACAGACCCGGCTGCGAAATCCGCGCTGCGGGAAAAATTCCGCCCACATGGTTTCATGCTGGTTCTGCTTGGCAAGGATGGCGAAATGTATCTACGCAAACCGCTGCCTTGGGATGTGCGCGAACTGTCCCATTCTATCGACAAGATGCCGCTTCGGTTGCAGGAGATGCGCAAGTAA
- the scpA gene encoding methylmalonyl-CoA mutase — protein MTDKKENWRALAEKELRGRPFDDLTWKTLEGIEVKPLYTEADTKDLPQMGEMPGIGPFTRGVRATMYAGRPWTIRQYAGFSTAEESNAFYRKALAAGQQGVSVAFDLATHRGYDSDHPRVIGDVGKAGVAIDSVEDMKILFDSIPLDKVSVSMTMNGAVIPILASFIVTGEEQGHDRALLSGTIQNDILKEFMVRNTYVYPPEPSMRIISDIIEYTSNEMPKFNSISISGYHMQEAGANLVQELAYTLADGREYVRAAMQAGMDVDKFAGRLSFFFAIGMNFFMEAAKLRAARQLWHRVMTEFGAKNDRSKMLRTHCQTSGVSLQEQDPYNNVIRTAYEAMSAALGGTQSLHTNALDEAIALPTEFSARIARNTQLILQEETGITYVVDPLAGSYYVESLTSELVDKAWALMQEVEEMGGMTKAVASGMPKLRIEESAATRQALIDKGDDVIVGVNKYRPAKDEPIDILDVDNMAVRDSQIARLEKMRGTRDETACQAALDELTLRAKKGGNLLEAAVEAARMRASVGEISMAMEKEFGRHRAEVKTLAGVYGAAYEGDEAFAAIQKSIDAFAEEEGRRPRLLVVKMGQDGHDRGAKVIATAFADIGFDVDVGPLFQTPEEAAQDAIDNDVHVIGISSQAAGHKTLAPQLIDELRKQGAEDIIVICGGVIPQQDYEFLKKVGVKAIFGPGTNIPRAAEDILDLIRKTRA, from the coding sequence ATGACGGACAAGAAGGAAAATTGGCGCGCGCTGGCTGAGAAAGAACTGCGTGGCCGCCCGTTTGACGATTTGACCTGGAAAACGCTCGAAGGCATCGAGGTCAAACCGCTCTATACCGAGGCTGACACCAAAGATCTTCCTCAGATGGGTGAAATGCCCGGAATAGGCCCGTTCACCCGCGGCGTGCGAGCCACGATGTATGCCGGGCGGCCCTGGACGATCCGGCAATATGCCGGTTTCTCTACGGCGGAAGAGTCAAACGCCTTTTATCGCAAGGCGCTGGCCGCAGGTCAGCAAGGCGTATCTGTTGCTTTCGATCTGGCCACGCATCGTGGTTATGACAGTGATCACCCGCGTGTCATTGGCGATGTTGGAAAGGCGGGCGTGGCAATCGACAGCGTCGAAGACATGAAGATTCTGTTCGACAGCATTCCGCTCGACAAGGTTTCCGTCTCAATGACGATGAACGGTGCGGTCATTCCGATCCTTGCTAGCTTCATTGTAACCGGTGAAGAGCAAGGCCATGACCGGGCACTGCTTTCGGGTACTATTCAGAATGACATTCTGAAGGAATTCATGGTGCGCAACACCTATGTCTACCCGCCCGAACCGTCGATGCGGATCATCTCGGACATCATCGAATACACGTCAAACGAGATGCCTAAATTCAATTCTATCTCAATCTCCGGCTACCATATGCAAGAAGCTGGCGCGAATCTGGTGCAGGAGTTGGCCTACACCTTGGCCGATGGCCGGGAATACGTGCGGGCAGCGATGCAAGCGGGGATGGACGTGGACAAATTCGCCGGTCGTCTCAGCTTCTTTTTTGCTATTGGCATGAACTTCTTCATGGAGGCGGCCAAGTTGCGCGCTGCGCGGCAACTCTGGCACCGGGTGATGACCGAGTTTGGCGCCAAGAATGACCGCTCCAAAATGCTGCGCACGCACTGTCAAACCTCTGGCGTGAGCTTGCAGGAACAAGACCCCTATAACAACGTGATCCGCACCGCATACGAGGCAATGAGCGCGGCACTTGGTGGCACACAGAGCCTGCACACCAACGCGCTTGATGAAGCCATCGCGCTACCGACCGAATTCTCTGCTCGAATTGCGCGCAATACGCAATTGATTTTGCAAGAAGAAACCGGAATCACCTATGTCGTCGACCCGCTCGCCGGAAGCTACTATGTCGAAAGCCTTACCAGCGAGTTGGTCGATAAGGCCTGGGCGTTGATGCAGGAGGTCGAAGAGATGGGCGGCATGACCAAAGCGGTGGCCTCTGGGATGCCCAAGCTTAGGATCGAAGAAAGCGCCGCCACGCGACAGGCGCTGATCGACAAGGGTGACGACGTGATCGTTGGCGTAAATAAATATCGCCCCGCCAAGGATGAACCGATCGATATTCTGGATGTAGATAACATGGCGGTGCGTGACAGTCAGATCGCGCGTTTGGAAAAAATGCGCGGCACACGTGATGAAACCGCCTGTCAGGCGGCGCTAGATGAATTGACATTGCGTGCCAAGAAGGGCGGCAACCTACTTGAAGCCGCAGTTGAGGCGGCCCGCATGCGCGCCTCGGTGGGAGAGATAAGTATGGCAATGGAAAAGGAATTCGGCCGCCATCGCGCCGAAGTAAAAACGCTTGCCGGCGTTTACGGCGCTGCCTATGAGGGCGATGAGGCCTTTGCGGCAATCCAGAAAAGTATTGACGCTTTTGCCGAAGAAGAAGGTCGCCGCCCGCGCTTGCTGGTCGTTAAAATGGGGCAGGACGGGCATGATCGTGGCGCCAAGGTGATTGCCACCGCCTTCGCGGATATCGGCTTCGATGTCGATGTGGGACCGCTCTTTCAAACGCCGGAAGAGGCCGCGCAGGATGCCATCGACAATGATGTGCATGTCATAGGGATCTCGTCGCAGGCAGCTGGGCACAAGACATTGGCGCCGCAACTGATTGATGAACTCCGCAAGCAGGGCGCGGAGGATATCATCGTGATCTGCGGTGGGGTAATCCCGCAGCAGGATTACGAGTTTCTCAAGAAAGTGGGGGTCAAGGCCATCTTTGGTCCGGGCACTAATATACCGCGCGCCGCTGAGGACATCCTCGATCTGATCCGAAAAACACGCGCATAG
- a CDS encoding MAPEG family protein: MNKGGGMRKRSKIGIGMGLGMLWAVLVVGCPQSLTQPFVPINVALISAFVPGGLFLLVIIGRLAQRRFFEDAIIDGDPFRPGSPAEIDQRVLQNTVEQLVLAMALWPFVGLTLGALVVIWMGVGFAIARIIFWLGYHLSPPLRAFGFAASFYPTVLGALWAIVVWAK, encoded by the coding sequence TTGAATAAAGGCGGCGGAATGAGAAAACGCAGCAAAATTGGCATCGGCATGGGGCTTGGTATGCTTTGGGCAGTGCTTGTTGTCGGCTGCCCACAAAGCCTCACGCAGCCTTTCGTGCCGATAAATGTGGCGCTGATCAGCGCATTCGTTCCCGGCGGGCTGTTCCTTCTTGTGATCATCGGCAGGTTGGCACAACGCCGCTTTTTTGAAGATGCCATCATTGATGGTGATCCCTTTAGGCCGGGTTCTCCCGCCGAGATCGACCAACGTGTGCTGCAAAACACGGTAGAGCAATTGGTGCTGGCGATGGCCTTGTGGCCATTTGTCGGTCTTACGCTGGGAGCATTGGTCGTGATCTGGATGGGGGTGGGTTTCGCCATCGCTCGGATCATTTTCTGGCTCGGCTATCACCTTTCGCCGCCGTTGCGTGCCTTTGGTTTTGCGGCCTCTTTTTATCCCACCGTGCTCGGCGCGCTCTGGGCTATCGTGGTTTGGGCGAAGTGA
- a CDS encoding VOC family protein, which produces MGLEDGIYFELIAIDPDAPDPGIRRWFNLDDFQGRPRLSSWICQTDDIADALAVAPDQMGPPLELTRGNLRWLMAAGVDGRLPIDQGFPAIISWGASPHPSTRLIPSGLKLVRLTITNPAASALRTALQPLISDARIVLEEGPVAMRAEFSSPSGSMILE; this is translated from the coding sequence ATGGGCTTGGAAGACGGCATTTATTTCGAGCTTATCGCGATCGATCCGGATGCTCCCGATCCGGGTATCCGACGCTGGTTTAACCTAGATGATTTCCAAGGCCGACCGAGGCTGAGCAGCTGGATTTGCCAAACTGATGATATTGCCGACGCACTGGCAGTTGCCCCAGATCAGATGGGTCCCCCACTAGAGCTCACACGCGGTAATCTGCGCTGGCTGATGGCGGCAGGTGTGGACGGGCGCCTGCCTATTGATCAAGGTTTCCCCGCGATTATTTCTTGGGGCGCCTCGCCACATCCCTCTACCCGCCTGATTCCCAGTGGCCTTAAACTTGTGCGCTTGACCATCACGAATCCCGCCGCGTCTGCCCTCCGAACCGCACTTCAGCCGCTCATTTCGGATGCTCGGATTGTTCTCGAAGAAGGGCCGGTCGCGATGCGGGCAGAGTTTTCTTCGCCAAGCGGCAGCATGATACTCGAATGA
- a CDS encoding N-acetyltransferase family protein, protein MIRAARASDADAIAAIWNTVISETTITFTTTRKTTNGLAADIMTRGSGFLVAEESSEILGFATYFPFRNGPGYAHTVEHSIMLAPSAKGKGLGRALMDVLCENARAAGKHSLIAGVSGENAAAIAFHAALGFRVIARLPEVGRKFGRWHDLVLMQKML, encoded by the coding sequence ATGATCCGGGCGGCACGTGCAAGCGACGCTGACGCAATCGCCGCAATCTGGAACACGGTGATTTCCGAAACTACGATCACCTTCACCACAACTCGAAAAACGACCAACGGACTTGCTGCCGACATCATGACGCGCGGTTCAGGATTCTTGGTGGCAGAAGAATCATCGGAAATCCTTGGTTTTGCTACCTACTTTCCGTTTCGAAATGGTCCGGGCTACGCCCATACTGTTGAACACTCGATCATGCTTGCGCCTTCGGCCAAAGGCAAAGGCCTTGGGCGCGCCTTGATGGATGTGCTGTGCGAGAATGCTCGTGCTGCCGGCAAGCACAGTTTGATTGCCGGTGTGAGCGGAGAAAATGCGGCGGCTATTGCCTTTCATGCGGCGCTTGGCTTTCGCGTGATCGCCCGTTTGCCGGAAGTGGGGCGCAAGTTTGGGCGCTGGCATGATCTTGTATTAATGCAGAAAATGTTGTGA
- a CDS encoding molecular chaperone DjiA codes for MSIWSRISQALSALTTGEPLSAVFDLLRAPPERSVAFTIAVVALGAKMAKADGRVTRDEVTAFREVFQIAREDESGAARVFDLARKDVAGFEEYALKIRGMFGEGSEMLCDLMEGLFHIALADGVYHPEEDAFLARVAEIFGLPEARFRSLRARLVPDAEPDPYAILGVSIDTPLAEIRAAWLKLVRANHPDQLVSRGLPQEAYILAENRMASINAAWEEIESARAGKR; via the coding sequence ATGTCAATCTGGTCACGCATATCACAAGCCCTCTCGGCGCTCACCACAGGCGAACCGCTTTCTGCGGTATTTGATCTATTGCGCGCCCCTCCTGAACGATCCGTTGCTTTCACGATCGCAGTTGTTGCCCTAGGTGCAAAGATGGCCAAAGCCGACGGGCGCGTAACACGGGATGAGGTAACGGCCTTTCGCGAAGTCTTCCAAATTGCCCGCGAGGACGAATCCGGTGCGGCACGTGTATTCGATCTGGCACGTAAGGATGTTGCCGGATTCGAAGAATACGCTCTGAAAATCAGAGGGATGTTCGGTGAAGGTTCCGAAATGCTCTGCGATCTGATGGAAGGGCTGTTTCATATCGCCTTGGCTGATGGGGTTTATCACCCTGAAGAAGACGCGTTCCTTGCTCGCGTAGCCGAGATATTCGGTTTGCCAGAGGCGCGGTTTCGCTCCTTGCGCGCTCGTCTTGTACCTGATGCCGAACCGGACCCATATGCGATTCTCGGTGTTTCAATTGATACGCCACTCGCTGAGATTCGTGCCGCGTGGCTCAAACTGGTGCGCGCAAACCATCCGGATCAGTTGGTCTCGCGCGGATTGCCGCAAGAGGCATATATTCTTGCCGAAAACCGCATGGCTTCAATCAATGCCGCCTGGGAAGAGATTGAATCAGCGCGTGCCGGGAAGAGATGA
- a CDS encoding endonuclease: MRIATYNVEWFNSLFDDRGSLLMDDRRSGRYGITRAQQAEALGVVFTALNADAIMVIEAPDQSSRRATVPALESFAKAFDLRAHKVLMGFENNTQQEIALLYDPAALTVRHDPWGNETGKKGSPTAPRFDSVFRIDLDIDATEDLVRFSKPPLEIAAKTALGFEFRMTGVHLKSKAPHGARTKEEAMRFSIQNRRKQLAQAIWLRQRIEENLALNVPLMVMGDLNDGPGLDEYEGLFGRSTIEIVLGEGRDVQLHDPHARQALATRLGAKPTSARFYIAPQKRYLQALLDYIMISPDLSGLAPEWRIWHPFDDPGCWKVPELRDALIFASDHFPVTLDIAI; encoded by the coding sequence ATGCGCATCGCGACCTACAACGTCGAATGGTTCAATAGTCTTTTTGACGACAGGGGCAGCCTTTTGATGGATGACCGCCGGTCAGGTCGGTATGGCATCACTCGCGCGCAGCAGGCAGAAGCATTAGGCGTTGTGTTTACCGCGCTCAACGCCGACGCAATCATGGTGATCGAAGCGCCCGATCAAAGCTCACGCCGGGCCACTGTTCCGGCGTTGGAGAGTTTTGCCAAGGCATTTGATCTGCGTGCGCATAAGGTACTGATGGGGTTTGAAAACAATACCCAGCAGGAAATTGCGCTTCTCTATGACCCGGCCGCGCTTACCGTGCGCCACGATCCTTGGGGCAATGAGACCGGCAAGAAAGGGTCCCCCACTGCTCCGCGCTTCGACAGCGTTTTTCGGATTGATCTTGATATCGACGCAACGGAAGATCTTGTTCGTTTCTCAAAACCGCCCCTAGAAATCGCCGCGAAAACTGCGCTGGGTTTTGAGTTTCGCATGACGGGCGTCCACCTCAAATCCAAGGCACCGCATGGCGCGCGCACCAAGGAAGAGGCGATGCGTTTCTCTATTCAGAACCGTCGTAAGCAGTTGGCACAGGCGATTTGGCTGCGGCAGCGGATCGAAGAAAACCTTGCTCTTAATGTGCCGCTGATGGTTATGGGGGATTTGAATGATGGGCCGGGGCTGGATGAATACGAAGGTCTTTTCGGGCGTTCAACCATTGAGATCGTACTGGGCGAGGGCAGGGACGTGCAATTGCACGATCCACATGCCCGTCAGGCGCTGGCGACGCGCCTCGGGGCCAAGCCGACATCGGCGCGCTTTTATATTGCTCCGCAGAAGCGATATTTACAGGCACTTCTCGATTATATCATGATATCGCCTGACCTCTCCGGCCTCGCACCCGAATGGCGAATCTGGCATCCGTTCGATGATCCAGGGTGCTGGAAGGTGCCCGAGTTGCGCGATGCGCTGATTTTCGCTTCCGATCATTTCCCGGTGACGCTGGACATTGCGATCTGA